In Amycolatopsis coloradensis, one genomic interval encodes:
- a CDS encoding enoyl-CoA hydratase/isomerase family protein, with protein sequence MATSSIRVDDEGGIAVVTLQHGKANTLDTEFCQELAVRLEDVQLGGHRGVVLTGTGGIFSAGVDLRRVHDGGADYLENFLPALSDAFLSVFGFPGPVVAAVNGHAIAGGAVLAAACDRRVLADGPGRIGITELLVGVPFPLAALEILRSGFGADVLAELAFLGETHLPADALRLGLVNEVTAPGNVVERAVEVARKLAEIPAAAYAHTKAQLHRPFHERIAEHRTGDDAHVLDLWSSPEALAAIKAYVDRVLSGRA encoded by the coding sequence ATGGCCACCTCCTCGATCCGCGTGGACGACGAAGGCGGGATCGCCGTCGTCACCCTGCAGCACGGCAAGGCGAACACCCTCGACACCGAGTTCTGCCAGGAACTGGCCGTCCGGCTCGAAGACGTCCAGCTCGGCGGCCATCGCGGTGTCGTGCTGACCGGTACCGGCGGCATCTTCTCGGCGGGTGTCGACCTGCGGCGAGTACACGACGGCGGCGCGGACTATCTCGAGAACTTCCTGCCCGCGCTGTCGGACGCGTTCCTCTCGGTCTTCGGTTTCCCCGGCCCGGTGGTCGCGGCCGTCAACGGGCACGCGATCGCCGGCGGGGCGGTGCTCGCCGCCGCCTGCGACCGCCGCGTCCTCGCCGACGGCCCCGGCCGGATCGGGATCACCGAACTGCTCGTCGGCGTGCCGTTCCCCTTGGCGGCGCTGGAGATCCTGCGGTCCGGGTTCGGCGCCGACGTCCTCGCCGAACTCGCGTTCCTCGGCGAGACCCACCTGCCCGCGGACGCGCTCCGGCTCGGCCTGGTGAACGAGGTGACCGCGCCCGGGAACGTCGTCGAGCGGGCGGTGGAGGTGGCCAGGAAGCTCGCCGAGATCCCGGCGGCCGCGTACGCGCACACGAAGGCGCAGCTGCACCGGCCGTTCCACGAGCGCATCGCCGAACACCGCACCGGCGACGACGCCCACGTCCTCGATCTGTGGAGCTCCCCCGAAGCCCTCGCGGCCATCAAGGCCTACGTCGACCGGGTGCTCAGCGGCCGGGCCTGA
- a CDS encoding DUF402 domain-containing protein, translated as MTALHPPKVEYFDPAAKTNTDPKGIVRDVEEYREEPFGLYMARPTPGRAQFHYIESWLLPDLGLRITDFWFTPGHERDQDFYLDVVDIRREDGVWVATDLYLDLVLRDKKSVQVIDTDELLAAVTAGLLSPADGERALGVSHTTVDGLASHGHDLRGWLSTKDITLDWRRH; from the coding sequence ATGACCGCGCTGCACCCGCCCAAGGTCGAGTACTTCGACCCGGCCGCGAAGACCAACACGGACCCCAAGGGCATCGTGAGGGACGTCGAGGAATACCGCGAAGAACCCTTCGGCCTCTACATGGCGCGGCCGACGCCGGGGCGGGCCCAGTTCCACTACATCGAGTCCTGGCTGCTGCCGGATCTCGGCCTGCGGATCACCGACTTCTGGTTCACCCCCGGCCACGAACGCGATCAGGACTTCTACCTCGACGTCGTCGACATCCGCCGTGAGGACGGCGTCTGGGTGGCCACCGATCTCTATCTCGACCTCGTCCTGCGGGACAAGAAATCCGTCCAGGTGATCGACACCGACGAACTCCTCGCCGCGGTCACCGCCGGGTTGCTCTCCCCCGCCGACGGCGAACGCGCGCTCGGCGTCAGCCACACGACGGTGGACGGGTTGGCCTCGCACGGCCACGACCTGCGCGGCTGGCTGTCCACAAAGGACATCACACTCGACTGGCGACGGCACTGA
- a CDS encoding DUF5685 family protein: MFGIIRPCRHRLSAGLHADWLAHLCGLCLALRDEHGHLARMVTNYDGLIISALVEAQSPRAEGRRDAGPCPLRAMKGTSVAKGGGAQLAAAVSLVLASAKISDHVEDRDGAFARRSVALAARRVATRWADQGSRTGIRVGFDTAVLTEAVDRQAEIENAVRLGDSAVLATEPAELATAAAFARTAVLAGRPGNAAPLAEAGRLFGRAAHLLDAVEDLAEDEAAGAWNPLTATGTGLAEARRLCDDAVLGVELALREVQFDQPKLVHALLVHELRQAVRRAFGHNLTGDGHGPQQPPPGWIGPGPRPQQHPHQPYPPQQYPQGGYQAPPPPPGAPGGGGPPQEPPKKKGKHSGGAPIDGQGGGCWVPKFRVPPKPRNFFFGCAVATYMCCTCQLCCRDPFPGPWSGKPNGSCDCDCDCCSCCDCSC, encoded by the coding sequence ATGTTCGGGATCATCAGGCCGTGCCGCCACCGGCTTTCCGCGGGTCTGCACGCGGACTGGCTCGCCCATCTCTGCGGTCTTTGCCTGGCGTTGCGGGACGAACACGGACATCTCGCCCGAATGGTGACGAACTATGACGGGCTGATCATCTCGGCGCTTGTCGAAGCCCAGTCACCACGTGCGGAAGGACGTCGTGACGCCGGCCCTTGCCCGCTTCGGGCGATGAAGGGGACTTCGGTCGCGAAGGGCGGCGGTGCCCAGCTCGCGGCGGCGGTCTCCCTCGTGCTGGCGTCGGCCAAGATCAGCGACCACGTCGAAGACCGTGACGGTGCCTTCGCGCGGCGTTCTGTCGCTCTCGCCGCGAGGCGGGTGGCGACGCGCTGGGCGGATCAGGGAAGCCGCACGGGGATCCGGGTCGGCTTCGACACCGCGGTCCTGACCGAAGCCGTCGACCGGCAGGCCGAGATCGAAAACGCCGTCCGCCTCGGTGATTCGGCCGTACTCGCCACCGAACCCGCGGAACTGGCGACGGCGGCCGCGTTCGCGCGCACCGCGGTCCTGGCCGGCCGCCCCGGGAACGCGGCGCCGCTGGCCGAGGCCGGCCGCCTGTTCGGCAGGGCCGCGCATCTGCTCGACGCCGTCGAGGACCTCGCGGAGGACGAGGCCGCCGGTGCGTGGAACCCGCTGACGGCTACCGGGACCGGGCTCGCCGAGGCTCGGCGGCTGTGCGACGACGCCGTGCTCGGCGTCGAACTCGCCCTTCGCGAGGTGCAGTTCGATCAGCCCAAACTGGTGCACGCGCTGCTGGTGCACGAACTGCGGCAGGCGGTGCGGCGTGCTTTCGGGCACAACCTCACCGGGGATGGCCACGGTCCGCAGCAGCCGCCGCCGGGCTGGATCGGGCCCGGCCCCCGGCCGCAGCAGCACCCCCACCAGCCTTATCCGCCCCAGCAGTACCCGCAGGGCGGCTACCAGGCGCCGCCTCCTCCGCCGGGTGCTCCCGGTGGCGGGGGTCCGCCGCAGGAGCCGCCCAAGAAAAAGGGCAAGCACAGCGGCGGCGCACCGATCGACGGCCAGGGCGGTGGCTGCTGGGTCCCGAAGTTCCGGGTCCCGCCCAAACCGAGGAACTTCTTCTTCGGTTGCGCCGTGGCGACCTACATGTGCTGCACGTGCCAGTTGTGCTGCCGCGATCCCTTCCCGGGTCCGTGGAGCGGCAAGCCCAACGGCAGCTGTGACTGCGACTGTGACTGCTGTTCCTGCTGTGACTGTTCCTGCTGA
- a CDS encoding S28 family serine protease — protein sequence MRKLTAAWPVLAITVLALAGLTPAAQAAPGDIEDALGRIPGLTVVSENPAPTGYRFFKLSYTQPVDHRRPDRGTFQQRFTLLHKEFRSPTVVYTSGYNVSQAPNRSEPTQIVDGNQLSMEYRFFTPSRPDRPDWGKQLTIWQAAADQHRAVEAFKRIYPGKWLATGGSKGGMTATYFRRFFPDDVDATIPYVAPNDVINAHDRYNRFLANVGDDPACRSALKAIQRDVLTRRPEFAALAAADAAKNGYTFKTVGSADVSLEISVIDSYFAFWQYQRQSDCATIPKAGAPAAEVYAWFERVESLNTYSDQNLEVYVPYYFQAAYQLGAPESYEGYLRDLLRYPGSNVSRTFVPESVDIPRFDHLAMPDIDFWVKSQGKRLMFVYGGNDPWSAEPFKLGFGTKDSYSYTVPGGNHGARISQLPAAQAAEATNTVRRWAGLPPVSPGVSTRSVPAGFPDFDADLTMLERRRL from the coding sequence ATGCGGAAGCTCACGGCCGCGTGGCCGGTTCTGGCGATCACCGTTCTCGCACTGGCCGGGCTGACCCCGGCGGCGCAGGCGGCACCCGGAGATATCGAGGACGCGCTCGGGCGGATACCCGGGCTGACCGTCGTCTCGGAGAATCCGGCGCCGACCGGGTACCGGTTCTTCAAACTCAGCTACACCCAGCCGGTCGACCACCGCAGGCCGGACCGCGGCACCTTCCAGCAGCGGTTCACGTTGCTGCACAAGGAATTCCGGTCGCCGACCGTGGTGTACACGAGCGGGTACAACGTCTCGCAAGCGCCCAACCGCTCGGAGCCGACACAGATCGTCGACGGCAACCAGCTGTCCATGGAGTACCGGTTCTTCACTCCCTCCCGGCCGGACCGTCCGGATTGGGGCAAGCAGCTGACGATCTGGCAGGCGGCCGCCGATCAGCACCGCGCGGTCGAGGCGTTCAAGCGGATCTATCCGGGCAAGTGGCTCGCGACCGGCGGCAGCAAGGGCGGCATGACGGCGACCTACTTCCGTAGGTTTTTCCCGGACGACGTCGACGCGACGATCCCGTACGTCGCGCCCAACGACGTCATCAACGCGCACGACCGCTACAACCGGTTCCTGGCGAACGTCGGCGACGATCCGGCCTGCCGGTCGGCGCTGAAGGCGATCCAGCGTGACGTGCTGACCCGGCGTCCCGAGTTCGCGGCGCTCGCCGCCGCCGACGCGGCCAAGAACGGCTACACGTTCAAGACCGTCGGCTCGGCGGACGTGTCACTGGAGATCTCCGTGATCGACTCGTACTTCGCCTTCTGGCAGTACCAGAGGCAGTCCGACTGCGCGACGATCCCGAAGGCGGGTGCTCCGGCGGCGGAGGTCTACGCCTGGTTCGAACGCGTCGAAAGCCTGAACACCTACTCCGACCAGAACCTCGAGGTCTACGTCCCGTACTACTTCCAGGCGGCCTACCAGCTCGGCGCCCCCGAATCCTACGAAGGCTATCTGCGGGATCTGCTGCGCTACCCGGGCTCCAACGTGTCGCGGACGTTCGTGCCGGAATCGGTCGACATCCCGCGGTTCGACCACCTGGCGATGCCGGACATCGACTTCTGGGTGAAGTCTCAGGGGAAGCGGCTGATGTTCGTCTACGGCGGGAACGACCCGTGGAGTGCGGAGCCGTTCAAGCTCGGCTTCGGCACGAAGGACTCCTACAGCTACACGGTGCCGGGCGGGAACCACGGCGCCCGGATCTCGCAGCTTCCCGCGGCCCAGGCCGCCGAAGCGACGAACACCGTGCGGCGGTGGGCCGGTCTGCCTCCGGTCTCGCCGGGCGTCAGCACGCGTTCGGTGCCCGCTGGGTTCCCGGACTTCGATGCCGACCTGACCATGCTGGAGCGCCGTCGCCTCTGA
- a CDS encoding ArnT family glycosyltransferase — MEAEGLRERSDGREPAEVASFARTPVLVIAGAMGAVLAATADRYGYFGDELYFLAAGRHLDWGYADQPPLLPLLARLMDAFGADSPFVLRIPAMLAMVAGVVLTALIARELGGSRKAQTIAAATFAVSIQMLGGGHYLATSTIDPFLWALLIWLLVRWVRTRTDRLLVWAGVVTGFALNTKFLVGGFWVVVLAAAVAFGPRDLVRRPALWIGALIAAVMIAPTFVWQAANGWPQLTMGAAISQEVSAGWGGRVTFVPTLVLSAGLPVGAVLVCYGLWRLLRAERLRPYRFLGWTAAGVLAVFLLANGRYYYAAGMFAPLFAAAAVEIEAGQASKYWRWIATWPVYLVAMVIAIPQALPVLPRAQLASAPVWARPIFAVEEVGWREITESVARVYGTVPDPSRTGVVTAKYWQAGAIDHYGPEYGLPSPSSPNRGYVTLPRPPESARDILFVGNDPSGLVPYFTQVREIGALDNGAGIQNVSQGMKIWLATGRNGSWDTVWPKLTDWGF, encoded by the coding sequence ATGGAGGCCGAGGGACTCCGGGAACGGTCCGATGGGCGAGAACCCGCGGAGGTCGCGTCGTTCGCCAGGACACCGGTGCTGGTGATCGCCGGGGCGATGGGGGCGGTCCTCGCGGCGACGGCCGATCGCTACGGCTACTTCGGCGACGAGTTGTACTTCCTGGCGGCCGGTCGGCATCTGGACTGGGGGTATGCCGACCAGCCGCCGCTGTTGCCGCTGCTGGCCCGCCTGATGGACGCGTTCGGCGCCGATTCGCCGTTCGTCCTGCGCATCCCGGCGATGCTGGCGATGGTGGCCGGCGTGGTGCTGACGGCGCTCATCGCCAGGGAACTGGGCGGCAGCCGCAAAGCGCAGACGATCGCGGCGGCGACGTTCGCGGTGTCCATCCAGATGCTCGGCGGCGGGCACTACCTGGCGACCAGCACGATCGACCCGTTCCTGTGGGCGCTGCTCATCTGGCTGCTCGTCCGCTGGGTGCGGACCCGGACGGACAGACTCCTGGTCTGGGCCGGTGTGGTGACCGGGTTCGCCCTGAACACGAAGTTCCTCGTCGGGGGCTTCTGGGTCGTCGTACTGGCCGCCGCGGTGGCGTTCGGACCCCGTGACCTCGTCCGCCGTCCGGCGCTGTGGATCGGCGCGCTGATCGCCGCCGTGATGATCGCGCCCACCTTCGTCTGGCAGGCGGCGAACGGATGGCCGCAGCTGACCATGGGCGCGGCGATCTCCCAAGAGGTTTCGGCAGGCTGGGGCGGGCGGGTCACCTTCGTCCCGACGCTGGTGCTGAGCGCCGGACTACCGGTGGGGGCGGTTCTGGTCTGCTATGGACTGTGGCGCCTGCTGCGGGCCGAACGCCTGCGGCCATACCGGTTCCTCGGCTGGACCGCGGCCGGCGTCCTCGCCGTGTTCCTGCTGGCGAACGGGCGCTACTACTACGCGGCCGGGATGTTCGCCCCCCTGTTCGCCGCGGCGGCGGTGGAGATCGAGGCGGGCCAGGCGTCGAAGTACTGGCGCTGGATCGCCACCTGGCCGGTGTACCTCGTGGCCATGGTGATCGCGATCCCGCAGGCACTTCCGGTCCTCCCACGTGCGCAGCTGGCGAGTGCTCCGGTGTGGGCGCGGCCGATCTTCGCCGTCGAAGAGGTCGGCTGGCGGGAGATCACGGAGTCGGTGGCGCGGGTGTACGGGACCGTTCCCGATCCGTCCCGGACCGGTGTCGTCACGGCGAAGTACTGGCAGGCCGGCGCCATCGACCACTATGGACCGGAGTACGGGCTTCCGTCGCCGTCGAGCCCCAACCGCGGCTACGTGACGCTGCCGAGGCCGCCGGAATCGGCACGGGACATCCTGTTCGTCGGGAACGACCCTTCAGGACTTGTGCCGTACTTCACGCAGGTGCGTGAGATCGGCGCGCTCGACAACGGGGCCGGGATCCAGAACGTGAGTCAGGGCATGAAGATCTGGCTGGCCACCGGCCGGAACGGGAGTTGGGACACGGTGTGGCCGAAACTCACGGACTGGGGCTTCTGA
- the uvrB gene encoding excinuclease ABC subunit UvrB — MAFATEHPVLAQSDFRPVTDIPRTGGRFEVVSEYKPAGDQPAAIDELERRIKAGEKDVVLLGATGTGKSATTAWLIERVQRPTLVMAPNKTLAAQLANELRELFPHNAVEYFVSYYDYYQPEAYIAQTDTYIEKDSSINDDVERLRHSATMNLLSRRDVIVVASVSCIYGLGTPQSYLDRSTKLKVGEQLDRDVFLRALVDVQYTRNDIAFARGTFRARGDTVEIIPAYEELAIRVEFFGDEIEKLYYLHPLTGDIVKEVDEVRIFPATHYVAGPERMEKAIRGIEAELEERLAELEKQGKLLEAQRLRMRTAYDIEMMRQVGFCSGIENYSRHIDGRGAGTAPATLIDYFPEDFLLVIDESHQTVPQIGGMFEGDMSRKRNLVDFGFRLPSAIDNRPLTWEEFTDRIGQTVYLSATPGPYEMGQAGGEFVEQVIRPTGLVDPKVVVKPTEGQIDDLVHEIRERAERDERVLVTTLTKKMAEDLTDYLLELGIRVRYLHSEVDTLRRVELLRQLRAGDYDVLVGINLLREGLDLPEVSLVAILDADKEGFLRSGTSLIQTIGRAARNVSGEVHMYADKVTDSMQHAIDETDRRRAKQVAYNKERGVDPQPLRKKIADILDRVYSEAEDTESVAVGGSGRNSSRGKKPEQGDRVRSSGMLADKNVAGMPRAELADLIQQMTDQMMQAARDLQFELAARLRDEVADLKKELRGMDAAGIK; from the coding sequence GTGGCTTTCGCAACCGAACACCCCGTGCTCGCCCAGTCGGACTTCCGCCCCGTCACGGACATCCCCCGGACCGGCGGCCGGTTCGAGGTGGTCAGCGAGTACAAACCCGCCGGTGACCAGCCGGCGGCCATCGACGAGCTCGAACGCAGGATCAAGGCGGGCGAGAAGGACGTCGTCCTGCTCGGCGCCACGGGTACCGGCAAGTCGGCGACGACGGCCTGGCTGATCGAGCGCGTCCAGCGTCCGACGCTGGTGATGGCGCCGAACAAGACGCTCGCCGCGCAGCTGGCGAACGAGCTGAGGGAGCTGTTCCCGCACAACGCGGTCGAATACTTCGTCAGTTACTACGACTACTACCAGCCCGAGGCGTACATCGCGCAGACGGACACCTACATCGAGAAGGACTCGTCGATCAACGACGACGTCGAGCGGCTGCGGCACTCGGCGACGATGAACCTGCTGTCCCGGCGCGACGTCATCGTGGTCGCGAGTGTCTCGTGCATCTACGGTCTCGGCACGCCGCAGTCGTACCTCGACCGGTCGACGAAGCTGAAGGTCGGCGAGCAGCTCGACCGGGACGTCTTCCTTCGCGCGCTGGTGGACGTGCAGTACACCCGCAACGACATCGCGTTCGCGCGCGGCACTTTCCGCGCCCGTGGCGACACGGTCGAGATCATCCCGGCGTACGAGGAGCTGGCTATCCGCGTCGAGTTCTTCGGCGACGAGATCGAGAAGCTGTACTACCTGCACCCGCTCACCGGCGACATCGTCAAAGAGGTCGACGAGGTCCGCATCTTCCCGGCCACCCACTACGTCGCGGGCCCGGAGCGGATGGAGAAGGCCATTCGTGGCATCGAGGCCGAGCTCGAGGAGCGGCTGGCCGAGCTGGAGAAGCAGGGCAAACTGCTCGAGGCCCAGCGACTGCGGATGCGCACCGCGTACGACATCGAGATGATGCGCCAGGTCGGGTTCTGCTCCGGCATCGAGAACTACTCGCGGCATATCGACGGCCGCGGCGCCGGCACCGCGCCCGCGACCCTCATCGACTACTTCCCGGAAGACTTCCTGCTGGTCATCGACGAGTCGCACCAGACCGTCCCGCAGATCGGCGGCATGTTCGAAGGCGACATGTCGCGGAAGCGGAACCTGGTCGACTTCGGGTTCCGGCTGCCCAGCGCGATCGACAACCGGCCGCTGACCTGGGAGGAGTTCACCGACAGGATCGGCCAGACGGTCTACCTCTCGGCGACGCCGGGGCCGTACGAGATGGGGCAGGCGGGCGGCGAGTTCGTCGAGCAGGTCATTCGCCCGACCGGCTTGGTCGACCCGAAGGTGGTCGTGAAGCCCACCGAGGGCCAGATCGACGACTTGGTGCACGAGATCCGTGAGCGGGCGGAGAGGGACGAGCGCGTTCTGGTCACCACGCTCACGAAGAAGATGGCCGAGGATCTCACCGACTACCTGCTGGAGCTGGGCATCCGGGTGCGGTACCTGCACTCCGAGGTGGACACGCTGCGCCGGGTCGAGTTGCTGCGGCAGCTGCGCGCGGGCGATTACGACGTGCTGGTCGGCATCAATCTGCTCCGTGAGGGTCTCGACCTGCCCGAGGTCTCGCTGGTCGCGATCCTTGACGCGGACAAGGAGGGTTTCCTCCGTAGTGGCACGTCGTTGATCCAGACGATCGGGCGCGCGGCCCGGAACGTGTCGGGCGAGGTGCACATGTACGCGGACAAGGTCACCGACTCGATGCAGCACGCCATCGACGAGACCGATCGTCGCCGGGCCAAGCAGGTGGCCTACAACAAGGAGCGGGGTGTTGATCCGCAGCCGCTGCGGAAGAAGATCGCCGATATCCTGGATCGCGTCTACAGCGAGGCCGAGGATACGGAGTCCGTCGCCGTCGGTGGTTCGGGCCGGAACTCTTCGCGCGGCAAGAAGCCCGAGCAGGGCGATCGTGTGCGCAGCTCCGGGATGCTCGCGGACAAGAACGTCGCCGGGATGCCGCGCGCCGAGCTGGCGGATCTCATTCAGCAGATGACGGACCAGATGATGCAGGCCGCGCGCGATCTGCAGTTCGAGCTGGCCGCCCGGCTGCGGGACGAGGTCGCGGACCTCAAGAAGGAGCTCCGGGGCATGGACGCGGCCGGCATCAAATAG
- a CDS encoding ABC transporter permease — MSKTNGSGPATRADHGVHTDPAALLELTEVASHEPTEVGPDGAVAGYRADRTLRLGVELKRQLKRRRTQLMLGFVALLPFILVIAFEIGQANPNRRSGGFVDLATASAPNFVVLALFVSGTFLLPMIVALFYGDTIASEASWSSLKYLLAMPVPRHRVLRQKAIVSGILSAVALILLPLVSLVVGVIWYGAGDAISPTGDAVSFGDSLIAMGLATVYIILQLAWVAGLAMLLSVATDAPLGAVGGAVIVAIVSQILDQITALEGLRDYLPTHFAFSWMDLISTDIDWTNMANGMLSAALYGTVFFLLAGRRFATKDITS, encoded by the coding sequence GTGAGTAAGACCAATGGTTCCGGCCCGGCGACCCGGGCGGATCACGGCGTGCACACCGATCCGGCGGCCCTGCTGGAGCTGACCGAGGTCGCGTCGCACGAACCGACCGAGGTCGGCCCCGACGGGGCGGTGGCGGGGTACCGCGCCGATCGGACGCTGCGGCTCGGCGTCGAACTGAAACGGCAGCTCAAACGGCGGCGGACCCAGCTGATGCTGGGGTTCGTCGCGCTGCTGCCGTTCATCCTGGTGATCGCGTTCGAGATCGGGCAGGCCAACCCGAACCGCCGCAGCGGCGGCTTCGTCGACCTCGCCACCGCGAGCGCGCCGAACTTCGTGGTGCTCGCGCTGTTCGTCTCCGGGACGTTCCTGCTCCCGATGATCGTGGCGTTGTTCTACGGCGACACGATCGCGAGCGAGGCGTCGTGGTCGAGCCTGAAGTACCTGCTCGCGATGCCGGTCCCCCGGCATCGGGTGCTGCGGCAGAAGGCGATCGTCTCCGGCATCCTCTCCGCGGTCGCGCTGATCCTGTTGCCGCTGGTTTCACTGGTGGTCGGCGTCATCTGGTACGGCGCGGGCGACGCGATCAGCCCGACCGGGGACGCGGTGTCGTTCGGCGACAGTCTCATCGCCATGGGGCTCGCGACGGTCTACATCATCCTGCAGCTGGCGTGGGTGGCCGGTCTGGCGATGCTGCTCTCGGTCGCCACCGACGCCCCGCTGGGTGCCGTCGGCGGAGCGGTGATCGTCGCGATCGTCTCGCAGATCCTCGACCAGATCACCGCGCTGGAAGGGCTGCGCGACTACCTTCCGACGCATTTCGCCTTCTCGTGGATGGACCTGATCTCGACCGACATCGACTGGACGAACATGGCCAACGGCATGCTGTCCGCGGCGTTGTACGGCACGGTGTTCTTCCTTCTGGCGGGCCGCCGGTTCGCGACGAAGGACATCACCAGCTGA
- a CDS encoding ArnT family glycosyltransferase, producing the protein MEAAHAAETPTVSSAAFARLPVGLLAAAAAAVLMATAWRYGYFGDELYFLSAGKRLAWGYADQPPVLPVLALAMDTLAPGNVFVFRFPAVLATAAGVVFTGLIAYEMGGDRRAQTRAAAAYAICGQFLGSGHYLATSTIDPALWTLIAWLVVRWMRTRDDNLLLWLGVATAVALNVKLLIATFWVAAGIAILVFGPRDLLRGPKLWLGAGIAALSLVPTLWWQAANGWPQLEMGDVIAHESTGGWSGRAGFLPALLTGAGLGIGVVGVLYGLVVLLFSAKLREYRFLGWTAVGVITLFILSNGRYYYAAGMFGVLWAGAAVHFGQLRPSWWFRWIPAWPVFLLSALYTLPYALPVWPSAWLAEGRDVPRPAYALEEIGWPDLARSVADAYHRLPPDQRARTTLVTAGYWQAGALDRYGADYGLPAVYSPSRGFWYFGHPPETADSVLFVGPDPARLLRSFTDARIVSRVDNAAGVRNVSRGMPIWLVTGHTETWATAWPGLREFRV; encoded by the coding sequence ATGGAAGCCGCCCACGCGGCCGAAACACCGACCGTGTCCAGTGCGGCGTTCGCCCGGCTCCCGGTGGGGCTTCTCGCCGCCGCGGCCGCGGCGGTCCTGATGGCGACGGCGTGGCGGTACGGCTACTTCGGCGACGAACTGTACTTCCTCTCCGCGGGCAAGCGGCTCGCCTGGGGTTACGCGGACCAGCCGCCGGTGCTCCCGGTCCTGGCGCTGGCGATGGACACGCTCGCACCCGGCAACGTCTTCGTCTTCCGCTTCCCCGCCGTCCTCGCGACGGCCGCCGGTGTCGTGTTCACCGGACTCATCGCCTACGAGATGGGCGGGGACCGCCGGGCGCAGACCCGCGCCGCCGCCGCGTACGCGATCTGCGGGCAGTTCCTCGGCAGCGGGCACTACCTGGCCACCTCGACGATCGACCCGGCGCTGTGGACGCTCATCGCGTGGCTGGTCGTGCGCTGGATGCGGACCCGCGACGACAATCTGCTGCTGTGGCTGGGCGTGGCGACCGCCGTCGCGCTGAACGTCAAGCTCCTGATCGCGACGTTCTGGGTCGCCGCCGGGATCGCGATCCTGGTCTTCGGGCCCCGGGATCTCTTGCGCGGGCCCAAACTCTGGCTCGGCGCGGGGATCGCCGCGCTCTCGCTCGTCCCCACCCTCTGGTGGCAGGCCGCGAACGGCTGGCCGCAACTGGAGATGGGCGACGTCATCGCGCACGAGAGCACCGGCGGCTGGAGCGGCCGCGCCGGATTCCTGCCCGCCCTGCTGACCGGCGCCGGGCTCGGCATCGGTGTAGTCGGTGTCCTTTATGGACTCGTGGTCCTGCTGTTCTCGGCCAAACTGCGCGAATACCGGTTCCTCGGCTGGACCGCGGTCGGCGTGATCACCCTGTTCATCCTGTCGAACGGCCGGTACTACTACGCGGCGGGGATGTTCGGCGTGCTGTGGGCGGGCGCCGCCGTCCACTTCGGACAGTTGAGGCCGTCCTGGTGGTTCCGCTGGATCCCGGCCTGGCCGGTGTTCCTGCTTTCCGCGCTGTACACGCTGCCGTACGCGCTGCCGGTGTGGCCGTCCGCCTGGCTCGCGGAAGGCCGGGACGTCCCACGCCCGGCGTACGCGCTGGAGGAGATCGGCTGGCCGGATCTCGCGCGTTCCGTAGCGGACGCCTATCACCGGCTCCCGCCGGACCAGCGGGCGCGCACCACGCTCGTCACGGCCGGGTACTGGCAGGCCGGCGCGTTGGACCGGTACGGCGCCGACTACGGGCTTCCCGCCGTGTACAGCCCCAGCCGGGGCTTCTGGTACTTCGGGCATCCGCCCGAGACCGCGGACAGCGTCCTGTTCGTCGGGCCGGATCCGGCGCGGCTGTTGCGGTCGTTCACCGACGCCCGGATCGTCTCCCGCGTGGACAACGCGGCCGGCGTCCGCAACGTGAGCCGGGGAATGCCGATCTGGCTGGTCACCGGCCACACCGAAACCTGGGCCACGGCATGGCCCGGCCTGCGAGAATTCCGGGTATGA